From the Lathyrus oleraceus cultivar Zhongwan6 chromosome 4, CAAS_Psat_ZW6_1.0, whole genome shotgun sequence genome, one window contains:
- the LOC127136090 gene encoding uncharacterized protein LOC127136090, whose product MGFIGDDREFIAAIKEANHWGSGSINRPRHVWSKTCHLLADGILYAQQRIANNRGLRLSDEEIMNLTLIEIERNLQRKSRSLKEFAGMPYPSGYVVEQLENKLIYEERSYNPAEQLQEYNNLFLNLTDEQRGVFKRIMEAVNNQQGGVFFLYGYSGTGKTYMWRTLASYIRSNKQICLIVASSGIASLLLPGGRTAHSMFKIPIPTMDSSTCNIDKGSDRAELLKMAKLIIWDEAPMTHRFCFEVFDKTLKDIMGRSNCSDKLFGGKVIVFGGDFRQILPVVPRGSRSDIIHSTVNSSYIWDHCVVLKLTKNMRLQQAGNTSSTSELELFSNWISRVGDGKLEEPNDGYTDIPIPNDFLISNYDDPLEAIVSETYPNFLNNYKNPEFLQSRAILAGTIETVDIINQYVLGFIPGMRYPL is encoded by the exons ATGGGTTTTATCGGCGATGATAGAGAATTCATTGCAGCTATTAAAGAGGCAAATCATTGGGGTTCAG GCAGCATTAACAGGCCAAGACATGTATGGAGTAAAACATGTCATCTCTTAGCTGATGGAATATTATATGCTCAACAGCGAATTGCAAACAATAGAG GTTTGAGGTTGTCGGATGAAGAGATAATGAATTTAACATTAATTGAGATTGAACGAAATCTTCAAAGGAAGAGCCGAAGTCTAAAGGAATTTGCTGGAATGCCTTATCCAAGTGGATATGTGGTTGAGCAGTTGGAAAATAAGCTCATATACGAAGAGCGGAGTTACAATCCAGCCGAACAATTGCAAGAATACAACAATTTGTTCTTAAATCTTACAG atgAGCAAAGAGGTGTATTCAAGCGAATAATGGAAGCAGTAAACAATCAACAAGGAGGCGTATTTTTTTTGTATGGATACAGTGGCACAGGGAAAACCTACATGTGGAGAACTCTAGCTTCCTACATAAGATCAAACAAACAAATTTGTTTAATTGTTGCTTCATCGGGCATAGCTTCACTACTACTTCCAGGAGGTCGAACGGCTCATTCAATGTTCAAGATTCCAATACCTACCATGGATTCTTCTACATGTAATATCGACAAAGGTAGTGATCGTGCAGAGCTACTAAAAATGGCAAAGTTGATAATTTGGGATGAAGCTCCAATGACACACAGATTTTGTTTTGAAGTGTttgataaaacccttaaagaCATAATGGGGCGTTCCAATTGTTCTGACAAATTATTCGGAGGGAAAGTAATTGTATTTGGTGGAGATTTTCGGCAAATATTACCAGTTGTACCAAGGGGCAGCCGTTCAGATATAATACATTCTACAGTAAATTCATCATACATTTGGGATCATTGTGTTGTGCTGAAGCTTACAAAGAACATGCGACTCCAACAAGCCGGCAATACTTCAAGTACATCTGAATTAGAATTGTTTTCTAATTGGATATCAAGAGTTGGCGATGGGAAATTGGAAGAACCTAACGATGGTTACACGGATATTCCTATTCCAAATGATTTCTTAATTTCTAACTATGATGATCCACTAGAAGCCATTGTTAGTGAAACATATCCGAATTTTCTTAACAATTACAAGAATCCAGAATTTTTGCAATCAAGAGCTATATTGGCAGGAACAATTGAAACGGTTGACATCATAAATCAATACGTTTTGGGATTCATACCAGGTATGCGTTATCCATTGTAA